From the Candidatus Eisenbacteria bacterium genome, one window contains:
- a CDS encoding tetratricopeptide repeat protein, which produces MSKILPVELQLRNGAKLEESGDLERALSFYRELEKKYADDVRIVGSIGRVLLRMGRLDEAEDLYLRERAVRADTLIFGRELEAVHRAQRRFGVAALDCINVLRNDPLSYDWARSELIGISKERETLDVVTWTLRQYREDEKSGGLMSSLLAEMYLRASQDSIAFAEILYADEKSGNNGEKIFQFASLARALGRSQTALLALGEVEKKFGDAPISRQSSVFALEISLNLEDREAAIKRLQLLSLNDAVPYLSRAAKKRLAVLFLDGLSDYAHSSYLISCLLSESDFEKPELLILLSRCYLGMEEFDRADSSLSEVLNSEGSSHKDEALFRRANISFYKGALDDAVTKYFELAEKLPGTDYSNDGLEMAMLIDENRKDSNRLSMFSKALLLSEIGKKDSSIVLLENMTGDSVRTSLEAHALFELGCLLEEKGRDSLAYEAFLKLGEREPGDRLSPFALERAGEIKEKLLDFSTASSLYEKAILKYPGSVVVPEIREKLNELRRKVRS; this is translated from the coding sequence GTGAGTAAAATTCTTCCGGTTGAGCTCCAGCTGCGCAACGGCGCGAAGCTTGAAGAGAGCGGCGACCTTGAGCGCGCGCTTTCTTTCTACAGAGAGCTTGAGAAGAAGTATGCGGATGACGTGAGGATTGTGGGTTCGATAGGGAGAGTTCTGCTCAGAATGGGAAGGCTCGATGAAGCTGAAGATCTCTATCTTCGCGAAAGAGCCGTGAGGGCTGACACGCTGATTTTTGGAAGAGAGCTTGAAGCGGTTCACAGAGCCCAAAGAAGATTTGGAGTGGCTGCCCTCGACTGCATCAATGTCTTAAGGAACGACCCGCTTTCCTACGATTGGGCAAGGTCTGAGCTCATCGGTATTTCGAAAGAGCGGGAGACCCTTGATGTCGTAACCTGGACATTGAGACAGTATCGTGAAGACGAAAAAAGCGGCGGACTCATGAGCTCGCTTCTTGCGGAGATGTATCTGAGGGCAAGCCAGGACTCAATAGCGTTTGCCGAGATTCTATACGCCGATGAGAAATCCGGAAATAACGGCGAGAAGATTTTTCAGTTTGCCAGTCTGGCCAGAGCCCTTGGTCGAAGCCAAACTGCGCTCCTGGCGCTGGGAGAGGTCGAAAAAAAATTCGGCGATGCGCCCATCTCGAGACAATCATCAGTGTTTGCCCTTGAAATCTCGCTCAACCTCGAGGATAGAGAAGCAGCAATCAAGAGGCTTCAATTGCTCTCATTGAACGACGCCGTTCCGTATCTCTCGAGAGCAGCAAAGAAGAGGCTTGCGGTGCTCTTTCTTGACGGCCTTTCCGACTACGCTCACTCCTCCTACCTGATTTCCTGCTTGCTTTCGGAATCTGATTTCGAAAAGCCGGAGCTCCTGATCCTCTTGTCCAGATGCTATCTTGGAATGGAGGAGTTTGACAGGGCCGACTCATCGCTTTCTGAGGTTTTGAACTCGGAAGGCTCATCGCACAAGGATGAAGCCCTTTTCAGGAGAGCGAACATTTCCTTCTACAAGGGGGCGCTGGATGATGCGGTGACAAAGTACTTTGAACTGGCCGAAAAGCTTCCGGGGACCGACTATTCAAACGATGGACTTGAAATGGCAATGTTGATTGACGAGAACAGAAAGGATTCGAACAGGCTCAGCATGTTTTCGAAGGCACTTCTTCTCAGTGAGATCGGAAAGAAGGACAGCTCGATTGTCCTTCTTGAAAACATGACCGGCGATTCAGTCAGAACTTCGCTTGAAGCTCACGCGCTCTTTGAGCTCGGTTGTCTTCTCGAGGAGAAGGGCCGGGACAGTCTGGCATACGAAGCGTTCCTGAAACTTGGGGAACGGGAACCCGGTGACAGGCTTTCTCCTTTTGCGCTCGAGAGGGCGGGTGAAATAAAGGAAAAGCTTCTCGACTTCTCTACGGCTTCCTCCCTCTATGAGAAAGCCATTCTCAAGTATCCCGGTTCCGTGGTTGTTCCTGAGATCAGGGAGAAGCTGAACGAATTGCGAAGAAAGGTTCGCTCGTGA
- a CDS encoding asparagine synthetase B, with protein sequence MDETQSDHLKSYGLAYFALERGERVEWLLNYRDGSFMLEDSPETRNEAGIRGVTLESVDAASYASIAHEIDENNMEKILLEKAPRIAVYVAPSEEPWDDAVILALDYAEIPYVTLWDGDVLDGKLEEFDWLHLHHEDFTGQYGKFLGSYGTAPWYIKQKAVYEELARKAGFAKVSEHKKAVVREIKQFIAKGGFVFGMCSGTDSFDIALAAEGVDIVPTEYDRDPPDPKCQSKLDFKKCLAFENFKLVLEPYVYEFSNIDTSNLPIPRGVGIDVFTLFEFSAKEDPVPTMLTQCHASRIQNLMGQTTGFSKSCIKKGITIMAEVEGTEEVKYIHGSFGRGTFTFYGGHDPEDYQHLIGDPPSNLSLHKHSPGYRLILNNILFPAAEKKERKT encoded by the coding sequence ATGGATGAAACGCAGAGTGATCATCTCAAATCATACGGGCTTGCATACTTTGCGCTCGAGAGAGGCGAGCGGGTTGAGTGGCTGCTCAACTACAGGGACGGCTCCTTCATGCTTGAGGATTCCCCTGAAACCAGGAATGAGGCAGGTATAAGGGGCGTTACGCTGGAGAGCGTGGATGCAGCATCCTACGCATCAATCGCTCATGAGATTGACGAGAACAACATGGAGAAGATTCTCCTGGAAAAGGCGCCGAGGATTGCCGTCTATGTTGCTCCATCGGAAGAGCCCTGGGACGATGCAGTTATTCTTGCCCTCGATTATGCTGAAATTCCCTATGTCACCTTGTGGGACGGCGACGTGCTTGACGGGAAGCTTGAGGAATTCGACTGGCTCCATCTTCACCACGAGGATTTCACCGGGCAGTACGGCAAGTTTCTCGGATCGTACGGTACGGCACCGTGGTACATCAAACAGAAAGCAGTGTACGAAGAGCTTGCAAGAAAGGCGGGATTTGCGAAAGTTTCGGAACATAAGAAGGCTGTGGTCCGGGAAATAAAGCAGTTCATCGCAAAAGGAGGTTTTGTTTTCGGCATGTGTTCCGGAACTGACAGTTTCGACATAGCGCTTGCTGCCGAAGGCGTCGATATCGTTCCGACAGAATACGACCGCGATCCTCCCGACCCAAAATGCCAGTCGAAGCTCGACTTCAAGAAATGCCTTGCCTTCGAGAACTTCAAGCTTGTACTTGAGCCCTATGTTTATGAGTTTTCAAACATTGATACAAGCAACCTTCCGATACCTCGGGGCGTGGGGATTGATGTCTTCACGCTTTTCGAGTTTTCGGCAAAGGAAGATCCCGTGCCTACTATGCTGACCCAATGTCATGCTTCCAGGATTCAGAATCTCATGGGGCAGACAACCGGCTTCTCAAAGAGCTGCATAAAGAAGGGCATCACCATAATGGCCGAGGTTGAAGGGACTGAAGAGGTCAAGTACATACACGGTTCCTTTGGGCGCGGCACATTTACGTTCTACGGAGGCCATGACCCCGAAGACTATCAGCATCTTATTGGAGACCCGCCATCGAATCTTTCTCTTCATAAACACTCCCCCGGCTACAGGCTTATATTGAACAACATCCTCTTCCCTGCCGCCGAGAAGAAGGAGAGAAAGACGTAG
- a CDS encoding pectinesterase family protein, translating into MKSKILFLVFLMLQIPLASESRTWLVKQDGSGDCTAIQTCIDSARAGDTVLVAAGTYYENIRITKRATGVRIVSESGPEETVIDGMGGMREVVDIDSAGTGTSLEGFTIQNGKTARLFEPGVGISCVWSSVLIEGNIIRDNMCLEADAAGIYCEGGASIIRRNLLIRNFSRLPGAALGLVLDASRVEQNTVVYNSGISEGGIIAEVSSAVIVGNIIANSDGPGIMCSGPPEPTLACNDLWENLFGNYIGCDPGESDLTLAPLFCNPSQDNFYLCEASPCANAPGCGQIGALGIGCVSSGVGRSTWGRIKALYR; encoded by the coding sequence ATGAAATCAAAGATCTTATTCCTTGTTTTTCTGATGCTGCAAATCCCCTTGGCTTCGGAGTCCCGCACCTGGCTTGTCAAACAGGACGGGAGCGGTGACTGCACGGCTATTCAGACGTGCATTGATTCTGCGAGAGCAGGTGACACAGTCCTTGTCGCTGCCGGGACATACTACGAAAATATCCGGATTACCAAGAGGGCAACCGGTGTCCGCATCGTGAGCGAGTCAGGGCCTGAAGAGACTGTGATTGACGGGATGGGGGGGATGCGGGAAGTGGTTGATATTGATTCAGCGGGTACTGGCACGAGCCTGGAAGGGTTCACAATCCAGAACGGAAAGACAGCAAGGTTGTTCGAGCCCGGAGTAGGCATCAGTTGTGTATGGTCAAGCGTACTGATCGAAGGCAATATCATAAGGGACAACATGTGTCTCGAAGCGGATGCTGCTGGAATCTACTGCGAGGGCGGGGCCTCAATAATAAGAAGGAACCTTCTGATCAGGAATTTCTCCAGGCTCCCTGGGGCCGCGCTTGGTTTGGTTCTGGATGCCTCGAGAGTAGAACAGAATACTGTTGTGTACAACTCTGGCATTAGCGAAGGAGGGATTATTGCGGAAGTGTCTTCTGCAGTAATTGTAGGCAACATAATCGCGAATAGTGATGGACCTGGGATAATGTGCTCTGGTCCGCCGGAACCTACCCTTGCCTGCAATGACCTTTGGGAAAACCTTTTCGGGAACTACATTGGATGTGACCCAGGAGAGAGTGACCTCACGTTGGCCCCCCTATTCTGCAATCCCTCTCAGGACAACTTCTATCTCTGCGAGGCCTCCCCATGTGCTAATGCACCTGGGTGCGGTCAGATTGGCGCATTGGGGATAGGGTGTGTTTCAAGTGGGGTGGGACGGAGCACGTGGGGCAGAATAAAGGCGTTGTACAGATGA
- a CDS encoding HAD-IA family hydrolase yields MIRAIIFDLDNTLTDFMKMKEAAIDAAVEAIIDAGLNLPKDEIKRKIQDIYDEQGIEYQQVFDDFLKRELGHIDHKKLAAAIVAYRRARDSSLIPYPHVNLALVELVKRGLKLAVISDAPRLQAWLRLCYLQLQHIFDHVVTFEDTHERKPSPAPFRKALSLLGVKPDEALMVGDWPERDMVGASQLGIKTVFARYGDTFGTIDPGADYEISDILELLDIVDGLNDRVPGDRSKSGLS; encoded by the coding sequence ATGATTAGAGCGATAATCTTCGACCTCGATAACACCTTGACCGATTTCATGAAAATGAAGGAAGCGGCGATCGACGCTGCTGTTGAGGCTATCATTGATGCAGGTTTGAATCTCCCGAAAGACGAAATAAAGCGAAAAATTCAGGACATTTACGATGAGCAAGGAATCGAATACCAGCAGGTATTTGACGATTTTCTAAAAAGGGAACTGGGTCATATCGACCACAAGAAACTTGCTGCCGCAATTGTCGCCTACAGGAGAGCAAGAGATTCGTCGCTCATCCCGTATCCTCACGTGAACCTGGCCCTTGTTGAACTTGTGAAAAGAGGCCTTAAGCTCGCTGTGATCTCCGATGCTCCGAGACTCCAGGCATGGCTGCGGCTGTGCTATCTCCAGCTTCAGCACATATTCGACCACGTGGTCACGTTTGAGGATACGCACGAGAGGAAGCCAAGCCCTGCGCCATTCAGGAAAGCTCTTTCACTCCTGGGGGTGAAGCCGGATGAGGCGCTTATGGTGGGTGACTGGCCGGAGCGGGATATGGTGGGTGCTTCTCAACTTGGCATAAAGACTGTTTTCGCAAGGTACGGCGATACTTTCGGGACAATTGATCCTGGCGCGGATTACGAAATCAGCGACATCCTTGAGCTGCTCGATATCGTAGATGGACTGAATGATCGGGTCCCGGGAGACAGATCGAAGTCCGGTCTGTCGTAA
- the acpS gene encoding holo-ACP synthase, producing the protein MIGVDIIEVNRVEKVLEKWGARFLDRVFTEKERAICEERIPPYSAFAARFAAKEASFKALRPSRSVGWTDIEVLSDEQGRPFVVVHGNAKVELGKRSMCVSISHSDHYAIAVAAVVEE; encoded by the coding sequence ATGATCGGCGTTGACATCATAGAAGTGAACAGGGTTGAGAAGGTGCTTGAGAAATGGGGAGCAAGATTTCTCGATAGGGTCTTCACCGAAAAGGAAAGAGCAATATGCGAAGAGAGAATACCTCCCTATTCTGCCTTTGCCGCGCGGTTTGCCGCCAAGGAGGCATCTTTCAAGGCATTGAGGCCCAGTCGTTCCGTGGGATGGACGGATATCGAAGTTCTCTCCGATGAGCAGGGCCGCCCCTTTGTAGTCGTCCACGGCAATGCAAAGGTTGAACTTGGAAAGAGGAGCATGTGTGTAAGCATTTCCCACTCAGACCACTATGCGATTGCTGTCGCTGCTGTGGTGGAGGAGTGA
- a CDS encoding NAD(P)H-hydrate dehydratase: MKVVTSAQMKAIDKRAIEEYGIPGLELMERAGQGILEHMEKELGDVSLHRVLVLCGKGNNGGDGFVLARKLVQKGASVKVLLLGTKGDVRGDAKTNLGRLERSGINVTQQLNEDWWKEAADALKWCTVKVDALLGTGARGPLDDDMRRAVDLMNGSKKTCVSVDVPTGVNSDTGSVEEVCVKANLTVTMAAVKRGLLLFPGKQYCGKIRVVDIGVPDKAYADEGIHMEAIDEGLAGKLLPQRSPTAHKGDCGRVLVIGGSVGMTGAIFLTCHSAMRAGAGLVFAGVPESLNDILEVKMTEPLTVPLPETKERTLSISSLEKILEILPGFDALALGPGLSRNEESAELARKLIGAATIPTVLDADGLNAFEGKGELLKKHGAPLSMTPHAGEMARLLGMQREDVERDRISIVETAARKFSSVTLLKGAPTLISTLSSAGGGKGQSEVPVRTYMNTTGSAALATAGSGDVLTGTILAFLGQGLSILDATLLGAYVHGLAGEIAGEEKGIWGVVASDVAESVPRAMRKIHSVQ, translated from the coding sequence ATGAAAGTTGTGACATCGGCTCAAATGAAGGCGATTGATAAACGCGCAATCGAGGAATACGGGATCCCTGGACTCGAATTGATGGAACGGGCCGGACAAGGCATTCTTGAGCATATGGAGAAAGAACTTGGTGATGTTTCGCTTCACAGGGTCCTCGTTCTTTGCGGCAAGGGCAATAATGGAGGCGATGGATTCGTTCTTGCACGGAAGCTTGTTCAGAAGGGTGCGAGCGTAAAGGTTCTTCTTCTTGGAACAAAGGGCGACGTTAGGGGAGATGCGAAGACGAATCTCGGCCGGCTGGAACGGTCCGGGATAAACGTGACTCAACAGTTGAACGAGGATTGGTGGAAGGAAGCGGCGGACGCTCTCAAGTGGTGTACAGTGAAGGTTGACGCACTTCTTGGAACGGGCGCGAGAGGCCCTCTTGATGATGACATGAGACGTGCAGTTGATCTCATGAATGGCTCGAAGAAGACCTGTGTCTCGGTAGATGTGCCGACCGGCGTTAACTCCGACACCGGATCGGTCGAAGAAGTTTGTGTAAAGGCAAACCTTACGGTGACGATGGCAGCAGTGAAGAGAGGGCTTCTTCTCTTCCCGGGCAAGCAGTACTGCGGCAAGATCCGCGTTGTCGATATAGGTGTGCCTGACAAGGCTTACGCGGACGAGGGGATTCACATGGAGGCAATCGATGAAGGACTTGCGGGAAAGCTCCTCCCCCAACGAAGCCCAACGGCTCACAAGGGAGACTGCGGCAGAGTCCTCGTCATAGGCGGCTCGGTGGGAATGACAGGGGCCATCTTCCTCACATGCCACAGCGCAATGAGAGCGGGAGCAGGTCTTGTTTTTGCGGGAGTGCCCGAGAGTTTGAACGATATACTTGAAGTCAAAATGACAGAACCCTTGACAGTGCCTCTTCCGGAGACCAAGGAGAGAACATTGAGTATTTCATCGCTTGAGAAAATACTCGAGATTCTCCCGGGATTTGATGCGCTTGCTCTTGGTCCCGGCCTATCCAGAAATGAGGAATCAGCAGAGCTTGCAAGGAAGTTGATCGGGGCTGCAACCATTCCAACAGTCCTTGATGCTGATGGACTGAATGCTTTTGAGGGAAAAGGAGAGCTTCTTAAGAAGCATGGTGCCCCTCTGTCGATGACTCCGCATGCCGGAGAGATGGCACGGCTTCTCGGAATGCAGAGGGAGGATGTGGAAAGGGACAGGATTTCCATTGTTGAGACCGCTGCCAGGAAATTCTCGTCGGTTACCCTACTCAAGGGAGCACCGACACTCATCTCAACACTTTCGAGCGCAGGTGGGGGTAAGGGTCAATCGGAAGTCCCAGTCAGAACCTATATGAACACAACCGGCAGTGCCGCACTCGCCACCGCCGGAAGCGGCGATGTCCTCACCGGGACAATTCTTGCTTTTCTCGGGCAAGGTCTCTCCATCCTTGATGCGACTCTTCTCGGCGCCTATGTGCACGGTCTCGCAGGAGAGATTGCCGGAGAAGAAAAGGGAATCTGGGGAGTTGTGGCGAGTGATGTGGCGGAGAGTGTTCCGCGCGCCATGAGGAAGATTCATTCGGTACAGTGA
- a CDS encoding class II aldolase/adducin family protein — MPSEFQLRKDIVLAGKRLYAKSLIVGTEGNISARTARAKIIATPKNVNKGFLDTESLAIVDLETGKSLSKAQPSSEIKMHLHVYRSRPEANAVVHAHPPVATGFSVAGIDLAQCILPELILTVGPVPLTRYGTPSTEEVPKAILPHIHKSNAFLLANHGALTLGKSIDEATDKMEMVEQFARVLLVARALGNVNVLPKEEVSRLIELRKLNGQEIPPSICESCNYCEKTPVGKGKDKPLMKDEELLKLVTSTVREMMK; from the coding sequence TTGCCAAGCGAGTTTCAGCTCCGAAAAGACATTGTGCTGGCCGGAAAGCGGCTCTACGCAAAGAGTCTGATAGTAGGTACTGAAGGAAACATCAGCGCCAGGACTGCCAGGGCGAAGATTATTGCAACACCCAAGAATGTGAACAAGGGATTCCTCGATACCGAATCACTCGCGATAGTTGACCTGGAAACTGGAAAATCTCTTTCCAAAGCCCAGCCGTCATCCGAGATAAAGATGCACCTCCATGTGTACAGGTCGAGGCCGGAAGCAAATGCCGTAGTCCATGCACATCCTCCGGTTGCTACGGGATTCTCAGTTGCCGGGATTGATCTCGCACAGTGCATTCTTCCGGAGCTCATTCTCACGGTTGGTCCGGTTCCGCTAACGCGCTACGGAACGCCTTCTACCGAAGAAGTCCCAAAAGCGATACTCCCGCATATCCACAAGTCGAATGCTTTTCTTCTGGCTAATCACGGAGCTCTCACACTTGGGAAGAGCATTGACGAAGCAACGGACAAGATGGAGATGGTTGAACAGTTTGCCAGAGTATTGCTTGTTGCCAGGGCTCTGGGAAACGTGAACGTGCTCCCGAAAGAGGAAGTCTCGCGTCTCATCGAACTGAGAAAGCTGAATGGACAGGAAATCCCACCCTCAATCTGTGAGAGCTGTAATTACTGCGAAAAGACGCCTGTCGGGAAGGGAAAAGATAAGCCCTTGATGAAAGATGAAGAACTTCTGAAGCTGGTCACATCAACTGTAAGAGAGATGATGAAATAA